A genomic window from Vagococcus entomophilus includes:
- a CDS encoding DUF624 domain-containing protein: protein MGIFKIDGVLFTTLNRVANLFLLNILFLVSCLPLVTIGTALVALYQVSLKSLEDPQAAVVQLYVTSFKHQWKKGLMIGTGMLVINSIVASIVYFTARSFLFLSIPLFVIVAWLCLYNIYPYVFASQTDSVKQSLKQSVLCTFQFLPESILMFMEMLLLLVVGPIFLPQMFPFVILFGFSGVALLQSMQLKKMVSMFAEMK, encoded by the coding sequence ATGGGTATTTTTAAGATAGATGGCGTTTTATTTACAACTTTGAATCGAGTAGCCAATCTTTTTCTACTGAACATACTCTTTTTAGTTAGTTGTCTTCCGCTTGTGACGATTGGTACGGCGCTTGTTGCGCTGTACCAAGTAAGTTTAAAGAGTTTGGAAGATCCGCAAGCAGCGGTGGTACAGTTGTATGTGACTAGCTTTAAACATCAGTGGAAAAAAGGTCTAATGATTGGTACTGGCATGTTAGTAATCAATAGTATTGTGGCAAGCATCGTTTACTTTACGGCCCGCTCCTTTTTATTCTTAAGTATTCCACTTTTTGTGATTGTCGCGTGGCTTTGTTTATACAACATCTATCCGTATGTTTTTGCAAGTCAAACAGATTCTGTGAAGCAGAGCCTAAAACAATCTGTTTTATGTACCTTTCAATTTCTACCAGAATCGATCTTGATGTTTATGGAAATGCTCCTTCTACTAGTAGTTGGCCCCATTTTTCTTCCTCAAATGTTTCCTTTTGTTATTTTATTTGGATTTAGCGGTGTTGCTTTGTTACAATCAATGCAGCTCAAGAAAATGGTATCTATGTTTGCAGAAATGAAATAA
- a CDS encoding sugar ABC transporter substrate-binding protein — protein sequence MGKVLVGFALVGALFALGACGKSSKSGDSSTGSAKTYSIKGRYTPSKTTPAWKLDKKKNTKLTWYVNADWLKLNFGEDLVTAQIKKDLNIDVKIVTGDDTKLNTMFASGDLPDLVTLTDFNSSAAKTANKWAQPLTTLADKYDPYFNKVANTETMNWFQLKDGKTYGYPNFSNTTQDYKDNIMPVNTNFIIRKDVLTALGTDAKFDTPENFQATMKLIKQKFPNLLPFGFNPVTTTTGSLGSPLQDWLGVPLETKDGKYYDRDTDSDYLTWISTINKVYRDGNITDDSFADDGPTFDEKVESGKYATMMYDGTSGAVSRFQSFKNANPGSEYVAIDGPQSTKGNKIGLKQTGLSGWMINYVSNTAKDPAKAIQLFTYLMDKQGQILTRYGVEGKTFKYDDKGKIVMLPEITKLQSENPTEYSKKYRLGEFIFFSHDIVNTYAERPTTAVTQMQNWGKGKLKPHFIIENIQPDSGTSEARSYEAVTKNWQTSLISMLRAKNDKEFDKTLSDFKSFRKSNDWSAILKEQNNKMKDNQKRLDLSKDE from the coding sequence ATCGGTAAAGTTTTGGTAGGTTTCGCGTTAGTAGGTGCGCTTTTTGCACTTGGAGCTTGTGGGAAAAGTAGTAAGAGTGGCGACAGTAGTACAGGTTCAGCAAAAACTTATTCAATTAAAGGGAGATACACACCAAGTAAAACGACTCCAGCATGGAAGTTAGATAAGAAGAAAAATACAAAACTTACTTGGTATGTCAATGCAGATTGGCTTAAATTAAACTTTGGTGAAGACTTAGTTACGGCTCAAATAAAAAAAGATTTAAATATTGATGTCAAGATTGTTACCGGAGATGATACAAAATTAAACACCATGTTTGCCAGCGGAGATTTGCCAGATCTTGTTACGCTTACAGATTTCAATTCTTCAGCAGCAAAAACTGCTAATAAATGGGCGCAACCACTGACTACACTAGCGGATAAATATGATCCATATTTTAATAAAGTTGCCAATACAGAAACGATGAATTGGTTCCAATTAAAAGATGGCAAGACGTATGGTTACCCCAATTTTTCAAATACAACACAAGACTATAAAGATAACATCATGCCGGTTAACACAAACTTTATTATTCGTAAAGATGTCTTAACGGCACTGGGCACGGATGCTAAATTTGATACACCAGAAAATTTCCAAGCAACAATGAAATTAATCAAACAAAAGTTCCCGAATTTGTTACCGTTTGGTTTCAACCCAGTAACGACGACAACAGGTTCTCTAGGTTCTCCCCTTCAAGACTGGTTAGGAGTGCCGCTTGAAACTAAAGATGGAAAATACTATGATCGTGATACAGATTCTGATTATCTAACATGGATTAGCACTATCAACAAAGTATATCGTGATGGGAATATCACTGATGATAGCTTTGCAGATGATGGTCCAACTTTTGATGAAAAAGTAGAATCAGGAAAATACGCAACAATGATGTATGATGGAACGAGCGGTGCGGTTTCTAGATTCCAAAGCTTCAAAAATGCAAATCCAGGCTCTGAGTATGTAGCAATTGACGGTCCTCAAAGTACCAAAGGCAACAAAATTGGTTTGAAACAAACGGGACTTTCTGGTTGGATGATCAACTATGTAAGCAACACAGCAAAAGACCCAGCAAAAGCCATTCAATTATTTACGTATCTAATGGATAAACAAGGACAAATCTTAACTCGTTATGGTGTCGAAGGCAAAACCTTTAAGTATGATGACAAAGGAAAAATTGTCATGTTACCTGAAATCACCAAACTACAATCAGAAAACCCAACTGAGTACAGCAAAAAATACCGTTTAGGTGAGTTTATCTTCTTTAGTCATGACATCGTTAATACTTATGCAGAAAGACCAACAACTGCTGTGACGCAAATGCAAAATTGGGGTAAGGGAAAACTGAAACCACACTTTATCATTGAAAATATTCAACCAGATAGTGGTACTTCAGAAGCAAGAAGTTATGAAGCAGTCACAAAAAATTGGCAAACTTCTTTAATTAGTATGCTGAGAGCAAAAAATGACAAAGAATTTGATAAGACCTTGTCTGATTTCAAATCATTTAGAAAGAGTAATGATTGGTCTGCAATCTTAAAAGAACAAAATAATAAGATGAAAGATAATCAAAAACGTTTAGATTTGAGCAAAGACGAGTAA
- a CDS encoding carbohydrate ABC transporter permease: protein MKKKTGKTVKENKTFNILNIVVLLAFTLIIVVPIWNVVVSSFSSSTALASGSSTLWPKEFTLQNYQKVFADSSIWRAFGISVAKTVLGALTHVFFCAMVAYGLSKRKLVGRGFYTTFGVITLYFGGGMIPYYLLIRSLGLLDSFWVYIIPGMLSYYDVIILMNFFRDVPASLEESAKIDGAGDWTIFTKIFLPLSKPALATITLFNGVAQWNDFMTAKMFITDQNLYPLQMKIYEIIVQSQTKGFDNAALANSVVQSSSKGVQLATIIITTVPILIIYPLLQRYFIGGMMVGAVKE from the coding sequence ATGAAGAAAAAAACTGGGAAAACAGTTAAAGAAAACAAAACCTTTAACATCCTCAACATTGTGGTGCTCCTAGCATTTACGCTGATTATCGTAGTCCCTATCTGGAACGTCGTAGTGTCATCGTTTAGCTCAAGTACCGCACTGGCAAGTGGCAGTTCAACACTTTGGCCTAAAGAGTTTACTTTACAAAATTATCAAAAAGTTTTTGCAGACTCAAGCATCTGGCGGGCATTTGGTATTTCGGTTGCCAAAACAGTTTTAGGGGCACTGACACACGTATTCTTTTGTGCCATGGTTGCTTATGGCTTGAGTAAAAGAAAATTAGTAGGACGAGGCTTTTATACCACATTTGGAGTAATTACCCTTTACTTTGGTGGTGGGATGATTCCTTACTACTTATTAATTCGCTCACTTGGGCTACTAGATAGTTTTTGGGTATATATCATCCCAGGTATGCTTAGTTACTACGATGTCATCATTTTGATGAATTTCTTTAGAGATGTGCCAGCCTCATTAGAAGAATCTGCAAAAATTGATGGCGCAGGAGATTGGACGATTTTCACGAAAATCTTTTTACCGTTGTCCAAACCAGCTTTAGCAACGATTACATTGTTTAATGGTGTGGCACAGTGGAATGATTTTATGACGGCAAAAATGTTTATTACAGATCAAAATTTGTATCCATTGCAAATGAAAATCTATGAAATCATTGTACAGTCACAAACAAAAGGCTTTGATAATGCAGCTCTTGCAAACTCGGTCGTTCAAAGTAGTAGTAAAGGGGTGCAGCTTGCGACGATTATTATCACAACCGTTCCCATTTTGATTATTTATCCCTTGCTTCAACGATACTTCATTGGTGGCATGATGGTTGGGGCAGTAAAAGAATAG